The Lolium rigidum isolate FL_2022 chromosome 1, APGP_CSIRO_Lrig_0.1, whole genome shotgun sequence region ATTATTTTAAATCATTATTGATGATGTGTTGTTTGTCAGATAGGCTGCCTGCCAGGATAAATTCAGAACTGTTCACCAATAAAAGGTAATACCTGAAGAGGCCCTGTGTCAACACCAATAATTTCCATAATTTGATCATATGGCATCTTCACTTTCTTCAAGAAATTATCAACTATTTGCCCATGTGATGTAGTGGAATACCTGAAGTAGAGGCAGATTTTCATCTCGTATAATGTACACACATCAGAGAGCAAACCATATGAACCATACTACACCGTGTAAATCCAGTGAGTTATCAGATAGGAACAACTAGTATACCAGGGGATATTCAGAGCTTGGAAGTACAGGGAACCCTGAATGACGAAAAAAACATAACTTAGGGTTTTATTCAGTTTGGAAAACGATATTATTATTAGCACAATATAGAGTACTTACGTTTTGCCAAAGCGGGTCATCGCCAAATCTAGCAACATCCAACACGAACTTGACTCCATAAACCTTTGCAATGCTTTCCATCTTCATACAAATGTAGTTTCATTAGAAAAAATAAAGCTCATAATATGAATCTGCTACTAATTTTACAAGAGAGGAAAAAAGTGATGCTCAATCATATAAAAGGAAAGAACAGTGTCACTTCGTTTGAAATCAATGCCGAGAAAGGGTCAATTGAAAATGAGACTAGCTCGTCGATTAGTTATGTGGACACTACGCTGGACCATTATTGACTAATCCGCAGTCACGTTCACGAATCACGAGCAAGGTTATTAGCTATAAGAGGGCACATGGTGCCTCACTGGGACGAACATGTGGCACGTTCTGTCATCAAAGTCCAATGCAGCCAATCGACTACCATGTGTATACTAGTCTTAGATCTGCAAATGCGTAGACAATCACATGATTGGGCAGAATCAGGATGAATAAACTGACGGATAATTTATTATTCCTGGTAAAATTACCCAAACCTATCAGTTTTCCATGAAAGACAAAGCGAGAAGCCTAGATTTATGAAGTTTTCGCGAATCCATGGCGCCGCGCCGCGCTGGCGGGGCCGAAGAAGCCATCCAAGTTTTCCGAACAACACGGGAGCAAACCACCAAGCGAAGAACACTAACTAGTGGGTGGGATCAAGATGAACCAACCAATCCGGCGGGCCTCGAATGATCCCGAAAGAGCGCGACGCGGTGGAAGAGATCGAACGCGGGGATTGTACGGAGACACACGCACCTGCCTCAGGAGGCGAGCCTGGTCAGCGGGTGGCCGCGCGCCACCCGCGACGGTGATGAAGgatacgccgccgccggcggggccGCCGCTGCCCAGCGCGTCCCCGCCCCGCGGCCGGAGCTGCGGCTCCCCGAGGCTGAAGGCCGCGTAGAGCGCGAGGCAGAGCGCGGCCTGCACGGCCACCGTGCGACGCCACGGCGGTCGCCGACCCTGGAGCTCGGCGGATGCTTCCAATTCCATGGCGGGAGCCACCGGTCTCGCTCGTCGCGGCCTCGTTAATGCTCGCCTGTTGCGACCCAGTGGTGGGCGAAGACTACCGTTAAGATCACTCACGCGCACGTCCTTTTATCGGTTTATTTTACTGATGatacatactacctccattttaAGGAATAAAGGGCACACATATTCCAAACAAACtttaaccataaaaattgagcagcaaaatcttaattatattatctGTATATAGTATAGTTGGATTtgtatttaaaaatattttttcatgatactaatttcatataaacaatatttatctatttgaagtaatttttggtcaaacaaaaagctcaaaAAACGAGAGCGccatattccttgaaacggaggtagtagttggtAGTAATttttttctctcaaaaaaaaacacTAGTAATTTTTTTACATAAATAGCACTTTTGAGATATATCGCAAGATATTGCACAAAATTTTGGTTGATCATGTTTTAACAGCTGAACTGACAGGTAGAACCTACATGTAAGTGATGACTAGGAAGTTCAGTTGGATATTACTGGCAGTGGACCCTACTTGTCAGGTGTATCTTCTTCCCCAAATCGTTCAGGACCTACTGCGCACGTCCTTTTATCGGTTTTTTTTACTGATATCGTTTGGGACGAAGAGATTTGCGAATGTCAGAAAGGTACAGGGGACAGCT contains the following coding sequences:
- the LOC124670542 gene encoding uncharacterized protein LOC124670542: MELEASAELQGRRPPWRRTVAVQAALCLALYAAFSLGEPQLRPRGGDALGSGGPAGGGVSFITVAGGARPPADQARLLRQMESIAKVYGVKFVLDVARFGDDPLWQNGSLYFQALNIPWYSTTSHGQIVDNFLKKVKMPYDQIMEIIGVDTGPLQELLHHGKVSNSSREQITWLEQTLALSSSNWKIVVGYDALVDCNEVHTTKTVKLYEPLRNIFQTYAVNAYVSTGGSCGQFHEENSMLYIQNPSRGDHNNLDGFFLHRVSPLEMESLLINLEGEVVQRSLVHQQGRGAM